Proteins from a genomic interval of Nasonia vitripennis strain AsymCx chromosome 3, Nvit_psr_1.1, whole genome shotgun sequence:
- the LOC100116936 gene encoding ATPase family, AAA domain containing 5-like has translation MKDITHYFADLPRNSESATVPTKEVREDHANIEETVIVEEESKPKKKRGRVKIKISRKSKEGAVCDIVDSSTDLVDKTPSPFPQPKRQLIETNDDTPKKSLLQDSSSLSVRLNKKIKKSMDEEMKNQANGVETRTKACDDVPSTEQAAVDDKTNEEKTGEDLVKRKRGRPRKDYKEKLIELAEKKGYAKRKALEEQEAEKMERIFEKRKQYFTVQPKNNNAEVTQSDENSPKNSEPGSVKRPGSLLNYFSKATPEHLEKERLMKAKLTVKAEVHTPTNSPIFVTPASDKKKKGSPKKKKSSAKQLEPEFDEIQLIQTETIVLSPKNEKLKSPMSQNKPRWSMKIQLQSNSESTSGMKDDEEIYTPTALSKVPRENMKNNNKIPKVLLPIKNKKSDSSTISLDNHNKNSNEERSDKSEKKYSMIEKEEKSNKKEKKSSINDKEEKSRNGEKKNSINDNMEERSNKIERKKSINNKEEKSNKRERKNSINSEENNVKTDKQKTVINEKLNNCSTAKKCETQNESIEIVEVIEVIEDEAQVVEENPLKRKSKEKLAPLFTKRIKPSAEVIAARRLFLQSDINENTDSNAKKKTPPLGPKVLPFPKISHVNQLQPADTNGVLEQKFLLKNNGISQALFDFSLIKDKSVLDRSIPVSEHLFECVKTDIQTVLAEIESYCSDVHSLWKYVSTFSKPENPKPVPKTRRRTSEKKNLRKSCDALDELLYSPWTDKYKPNTTTEVVGNEEAAIKLKAWLDGWKAERNREDYSSGEEFYNSDCSLSSNIENHHVAILIGPHGSGKTASVYAVAHELGYKVLEVNASSKRPGKKILKDFEEATKSHRVKKSTLKDAFVTMPKKEETKKISQNSLILFEDVDLIFEEDEGFVSAAFQLASNTKRPIVMTLRDTCSYLPKLAPQQFRINFQPVSGKRVPTLLQLIALAETGCKLSQNCVDALCQSGDLRQGLLQLQYLLISGKDRISSTSLAVNKSIWKEIKANLYKPAIKAEKSKKKKQTSDDKNLSDKALDNLVTNLDRFSTISTLIDIQDPTSELIDIKSEPSMSLSESMNSYSSLENTSLEIGNWLKNAVIKSAINDSKKSNSQIDSSNHLLTKKQINRDVDLALSQIASNTTDRRALSVDYLSSIRTICRAEEIRNKLNSKRGNRFFHYLQNSRIASGAARSGNILSAACTMLHDKSSTAET, from the exons ATGAAGGATATCACCCACTACTTTGCGGATCTGCCCAGAAACAGCGAGAGTGCTACAGTACCGACGAAAGAGGTTAGAGAGGATCACGCCAATATCGAGGAGACTGTGATTGTCGAGGAAGAGTCGAAGCCAAAGAAAAAACGTGGTAGAGTCAAGATCAAAATATCCAGGAAGTCAAAGGAGGGAGCGGTTTGTGACATCGTCGATAGTTCGACGGATTTGGTGGATAAAACACCCAGCCCCTTCCCACAGCCCAAGCGCCAACTCATAGAGACTAATGATGATACTCCGAAGAAGTCTTTGCTGCAGGATTCATCATCTCTTTCTGTCAGACTCAACAAGAAGATTAAGAAGAGTATGGATGAGGAGATGAAGAACCAGGCAAATGGAGTTGAGACTCGGACTAAAGCTTGCGACGACGTACCAAGTACTGAACAGGCTGCTGTTGATGACAAGACCAATGAAGAGAAAACT GGAGAAGATTTAGTGAAGAGAAAAAGGGGGAGACCGCGAAAGGAttacaaagaaaaattaatagagTTGGCTGAAAAAAAGGGGTATGCCAAAAGGAAGGCATTAGAGGAACAAGAAGCTGAAAAAATGGAGAGGATATTTGAAAAGAGGAAACAATATTTTACTGTGCaaccaaaaaataataatgctgAAGTAACACAAAGCGATGAAAATAGTCCAAAAAACAGTGAGCCTGGTAGTGTTAAACGCCCAGGTAGTTTACTGAATTACTTCAG TAAAGCCACACCTGAGCATCTCGAGAAAGAAAGACTTATGAAGGCAAAACTCACAGTAAAGGCAGAAGTTCATACACCTACAAATTCACCAATCTTTGTTACTCCTGCTTCtgacaaaaagaagaagggttctccaaaaaagaaaaagtcaaGTGCTAAACAATTAGAACCAGAGTTTGATGAGATCCAATTGATACAAACGGAAACTATCGTGTTATCaccaaaaaatgaaaaactcaAATCACCTATGTCACAGAACAAACCTAGATGGTCTATGAAAATTCAACTTCAGTCAAACAGCGAATCAACATCAG GTATGAAAGATGATGAGGAAATATATACTCCAACTGCTCTTTCTAAGGTACCGagagaaaatatgaaaaataataataaaattccaAAAGTATTATTgcctataaaaaataaaaagtcagATTCAAGTACTATTTCATTAGATAATCACaataaaaatagtaatgaagaaagatcggataaaagtgaaaaaaaatattcaatgattgagaaagaagaaaaatcaaataaaaaagaaaaaaagagttcAATAAATGATAAGGAAGAGAAATCAAGaaatggtgaaaaaaaaaattcaataaatgaTAATATGGAGGAAAGatcaaataaaatagaaagaaaaaaatcaattaataataaagaagaaaaatcaaacaaaagagaaagaaaaaattcgatAAATAGTGAAGAAAACAATGTAAAGACTGATAAACAGAAGACTGTAAtcaatgaaaaattgaataactGTTCAACTGCTAAAAAATGTGAGACTCAAAATGAGAGCATTGAAATAGTAGAAGTGATTGAAGTAATAGAAGATGAAGCTCAAGTAGTAGAAGAGAATccgttaaaaagaaaatcgaaaGAAAAACTTGCACCATTATTTACAAAACGAATAAAACCGTCCGCTGAAGTTATAGCTGCCCGgcgtttatttttacaatcagATATAAATGAGAACACTGATAGCAATGCAAAGAAGAAAACTCCACCTTTAGGTCCAAAAGTACTGCCATTTCCAAAAATAAGTCACGTTAATCAACTACAACCTGCAGATACAAATGGTGTTCTAGAACAAAAGttcttgttaaaaaataatggaatTTCTCAAGCATTATTTGATTTCTCACTTATCAAAGATAAATCTGTATTAGACCGATCTATTCCAGTTTCTGAACACTTATTTGAATGTGTAAAGACAGACATTCAAACAGTTTTAGCTGAGATAGAGTCTTACTGTTCGGATGTACACTCTTTATGGAAATATGTATCTACATTCTCAAAGCCAGAAAACCCTAAGCCAGTGCCTAAAACAAGAAGACGAacatctgaaaaaaaaaacttaagaAAATCATGTGATGCCTTAGATGAATTACTATACAGTCCATGGACCGATAAATATAAACCCAATACTACTACAGAAGTAGTTGGTAATGAAGAAGCAGCCATAAAATTGAAAGCTTGGTTGGATGGCTGGAAAGCTGAAAGAAATAGAGAAGATTACAGCAGTGGAGAAGAATTTTATAATTCAGACTGCAGTTTATCAAGCAATATTGAAAACCATCACGTTGCAATACTGATTGGACCACATGGTAGTGGGAAAACAGCAAGTGTGTATGCAGTTGCACATGAATTGGGTTACAA agtTTTAGAAGTAAATGCATCATCAAAAAGACCTgggaaaaaaatacttaaagaTTTTGAAGAGGCAACAAAATCACACAGGGtgaaaaaatcaactttgaaAGATGCTTTCGTGACAATgccaaaaaaagaagaaaccaaaaaaatttcacaaaactcTCTTATTCTCTTTGAAGATGTAGACCTAATTTTTGAAGAGGATGAAGGATTTGTATCAGCAGCATTCCAATTGGCATCCAATACCAAACGACCGATTGTTATGACGCTTAGAGATACCTGTTCTTATCTTCCAAAATTGGCTCCACAACAATTCCGTATTAATTTCCAACCTGTCAGTGGAAAAAGGGTACCCACTTTATTACAACTTATTGCATTAGCAGAAACGGGGTGTAAACTTTCTCAAAATTGTGTCGAT GCTCTTTGTCAGAGTGGGGATTTAAGACAAGGACTTTTACAGTTACAGTATCTTTTGATATCTGGTAAAGACCGAATTTCATCTACCTCTTTGGCTGTGAACAAATCGATATGGAAGGAGATAAAAGCAAACCTTTACAAACCGGCAATCAAGgcggaaaaaagtaaaaaaaaaaagcaaacatCTGACGATAAAAATTTGTCTGACAAAGCTTTagacaatttagttactaattTAGATAGGTTTAGTACAATTTCGACGTTAATTGATATCCAAGACCCGACTTCAGAGTTGATCGATATAAAGTCTGAGCCAAGCATGTCCCTTTCGGAAAGCATGAATTCTTATTCTAGTTTAGAAAATACGAGTTTAGAAATAGGTAATTGGTTGAAAAACGCCGTAATAAAATCGGCCATTAATGACTCTAAAAAATCGAACAGTCAAATAGATTCGA
- the LOC100116936 gene encoding ATPase family, AAA domain containing 5-like isoform X1: MKDITHYFADLPRNSESATVPTKEVREDHANIEETVIVEEESKPKKKRGRVKIKISRKSKEGAVCDIVDSSTDLVDKTPSPFPQPKRQLIETNDDTPKKSLLQDSSSLSVRLNKKIKKSMDEEMKNQANGVETRTKACDDVPSTEQAAVDDKTNEEKTGEDLVKRKRGRPRKDYKEKLIELAEKKGYAKRKALEEQEAEKMERIFEKRKQYFTVQPKNNNAEVTQSDENSPKNSEPGSVKRPGSLLNYFSKATPEHLEKERLMKAKLTVKAEVHTPTNSPIFVTPASDKKKKGSPKKKKSSAKQLEPEFDEIQLIQTETIVLSPKNEKLKSPMSQNKPRWSMKIQLQSNSESTSVILGMKDDEEIYTPTALSKVPRENMKNNNKIPKVLLPIKNKKSDSSTISLDNHNKNSNEERSDKSEKKYSMIEKEEKSNKKEKKSSINDKEEKSRNGEKKNSINDNMEERSNKIERKKSINNKEEKSNKRERKNSINSEENNVKTDKQKTVINEKLNNCSTAKKCETQNESIEIVEVIEVIEDEAQVVEENPLKRKSKEKLAPLFTKRIKPSAEVIAARRLFLQSDINENTDSNAKKKTPPLGPKVLPFPKISHVNQLQPADTNGVLEQKFLLKNNGISQALFDFSLIKDKSVLDRSIPVSEHLFECVKTDIQTVLAEIESYCSDVHSLWKYVSTFSKPENPKPVPKTRRRTSEKKNLRKSCDALDELLYSPWTDKYKPNTTTEVVGNEEAAIKLKAWLDGWKAERNREDYSSGEEFYNSDCSLSSNIENHHVAILIGPHGSGKTASVYAVAHELGYKVLEVNASSKRPGKKILKDFEEATKSHRVKKSTLKDAFVTMPKKEETKKISQNSLILFEDVDLIFEEDEGFVSAAFQLASNTKRPIVMTLRDTCSYLPKLAPQQFRINFQPVSGKRVPTLLQLIALAETGCKLSQNCVDALCQSGDLRQGLLQLQYLLISGKDRISSTSLAVNKSIWKEIKANLYKPAIKAEKSKKKKQTSDDKNLSDKALDNLVTNLDRFSTISTLIDIQDPTSELIDIKSEPSMSLSESMNSYSSLENTSLEIGNWLKNAVIKSAINDSKKSNSQIDSSNHLLTKKQINRDVDLALSQIASNTTDRRALSVDYLSSIRTICRAEEIRNKLNSKRGNRFFHYLQNSRIASGAARSGNILSAACTMLHDKSSTAET; the protein is encoded by the exons ATGAAGGATATCACCCACTACTTTGCGGATCTGCCCAGAAACAGCGAGAGTGCTACAGTACCGACGAAAGAGGTTAGAGAGGATCACGCCAATATCGAGGAGACTGTGATTGTCGAGGAAGAGTCGAAGCCAAAGAAAAAACGTGGTAGAGTCAAGATCAAAATATCCAGGAAGTCAAAGGAGGGAGCGGTTTGTGACATCGTCGATAGTTCGACGGATTTGGTGGATAAAACACCCAGCCCCTTCCCACAGCCCAAGCGCCAACTCATAGAGACTAATGATGATACTCCGAAGAAGTCTTTGCTGCAGGATTCATCATCTCTTTCTGTCAGACTCAACAAGAAGATTAAGAAGAGTATGGATGAGGAGATGAAGAACCAGGCAAATGGAGTTGAGACTCGGACTAAAGCTTGCGACGACGTACCAAGTACTGAACAGGCTGCTGTTGATGACAAGACCAATGAAGAGAAAACT GGAGAAGATTTAGTGAAGAGAAAAAGGGGGAGACCGCGAAAGGAttacaaagaaaaattaatagagTTGGCTGAAAAAAAGGGGTATGCCAAAAGGAAGGCATTAGAGGAACAAGAAGCTGAAAAAATGGAGAGGATATTTGAAAAGAGGAAACAATATTTTACTGTGCaaccaaaaaataataatgctgAAGTAACACAAAGCGATGAAAATAGTCCAAAAAACAGTGAGCCTGGTAGTGTTAAACGCCCAGGTAGTTTACTGAATTACTTCAG TAAAGCCACACCTGAGCATCTCGAGAAAGAAAGACTTATGAAGGCAAAACTCACAGTAAAGGCAGAAGTTCATACACCTACAAATTCACCAATCTTTGTTACTCCTGCTTCtgacaaaaagaagaagggttctccaaaaaagaaaaagtcaaGTGCTAAACAATTAGAACCAGAGTTTGATGAGATCCAATTGATACAAACGGAAACTATCGTGTTATCaccaaaaaatgaaaaactcaAATCACCTATGTCACAGAACAAACCTAGATGGTCTATGAAAATTCAACTTCAGTCAAACAGCGAATCAACATCAG TGATTTTAGGTATGAAAGATGATGAGGAAATATATACTCCAACTGCTCTTTCTAAGGTACCGagagaaaatatgaaaaataataataaaattccaAAAGTATTATTgcctataaaaaataaaaagtcagATTCAAGTACTATTTCATTAGATAATCACaataaaaatagtaatgaagaaagatcggataaaagtgaaaaaaaatattcaatgattgagaaagaagaaaaatcaaataaaaaagaaaaaaagagttcAATAAATGATAAGGAAGAGAAATCAAGaaatggtgaaaaaaaaaattcaataaatgaTAATATGGAGGAAAGatcaaataaaatagaaagaaaaaaatcaattaataataaagaagaaaaatcaaacaaaagagaaagaaaaaattcgatAAATAGTGAAGAAAACAATGTAAAGACTGATAAACAGAAGACTGTAAtcaatgaaaaattgaataactGTTCAACTGCTAAAAAATGTGAGACTCAAAATGAGAGCATTGAAATAGTAGAAGTGATTGAAGTAATAGAAGATGAAGCTCAAGTAGTAGAAGAGAATccgttaaaaagaaaatcgaaaGAAAAACTTGCACCATTATTTACAAAACGAATAAAACCGTCCGCTGAAGTTATAGCTGCCCGgcgtttatttttacaatcagATATAAATGAGAACACTGATAGCAATGCAAAGAAGAAAACTCCACCTTTAGGTCCAAAAGTACTGCCATTTCCAAAAATAAGTCACGTTAATCAACTACAACCTGCAGATACAAATGGTGTTCTAGAACAAAAGttcttgttaaaaaataatggaatTTCTCAAGCATTATTTGATTTCTCACTTATCAAAGATAAATCTGTATTAGACCGATCTATTCCAGTTTCTGAACACTTATTTGAATGTGTAAAGACAGACATTCAAACAGTTTTAGCTGAGATAGAGTCTTACTGTTCGGATGTACACTCTTTATGGAAATATGTATCTACATTCTCAAAGCCAGAAAACCCTAAGCCAGTGCCTAAAACAAGAAGACGAacatctgaaaaaaaaaacttaagaAAATCATGTGATGCCTTAGATGAATTACTATACAGTCCATGGACCGATAAATATAAACCCAATACTACTACAGAAGTAGTTGGTAATGAAGAAGCAGCCATAAAATTGAAAGCTTGGTTGGATGGCTGGAAAGCTGAAAGAAATAGAGAAGATTACAGCAGTGGAGAAGAATTTTATAATTCAGACTGCAGTTTATCAAGCAATATTGAAAACCATCACGTTGCAATACTGATTGGACCACATGGTAGTGGGAAAACAGCAAGTGTGTATGCAGTTGCACATGAATTGGGTTACAA agtTTTAGAAGTAAATGCATCATCAAAAAGACCTgggaaaaaaatacttaaagaTTTTGAAGAGGCAACAAAATCACACAGGGtgaaaaaatcaactttgaaAGATGCTTTCGTGACAATgccaaaaaaagaagaaaccaaaaaaatttcacaaaactcTCTTATTCTCTTTGAAGATGTAGACCTAATTTTTGAAGAGGATGAAGGATTTGTATCAGCAGCATTCCAATTGGCATCCAATACCAAACGACCGATTGTTATGACGCTTAGAGATACCTGTTCTTATCTTCCAAAATTGGCTCCACAACAATTCCGTATTAATTTCCAACCTGTCAGTGGAAAAAGGGTACCCACTTTATTACAACTTATTGCATTAGCAGAAACGGGGTGTAAACTTTCTCAAAATTGTGTCGAT GCTCTTTGTCAGAGTGGGGATTTAAGACAAGGACTTTTACAGTTACAGTATCTTTTGATATCTGGTAAAGACCGAATTTCATCTACCTCTTTGGCTGTGAACAAATCGATATGGAAGGAGATAAAAGCAAACCTTTACAAACCGGCAATCAAGgcggaaaaaagtaaaaaaaaaaagcaaacatCTGACGATAAAAATTTGTCTGACAAAGCTTTagacaatttagttactaattTAGATAGGTTTAGTACAATTTCGACGTTAATTGATATCCAAGACCCGACTTCAGAGTTGATCGATATAAAGTCTGAGCCAAGCATGTCCCTTTCGGAAAGCATGAATTCTTATTCTAGTTTAGAAAATACGAGTTTAGAAATAGGTAATTGGTTGAAAAACGCCGTAATAAAATCGGCCATTAATGACTCTAAAAAATCGAACAGTCAAATAGATTCGA